One part of the Pelecanus crispus isolate bPelCri1 chromosome 20, bPelCri1.pri, whole genome shotgun sequence genome encodes these proteins:
- the ELL gene encoding RNA polymerase II elongation factor ELL isoform X1 has protein sequence MAALQAERGYGLSCGRLGRGTRVSVFHVKLTESALRAFESYQACKDAVTSKPVIQFQGSQGHIAIPRPDRPTEVRTFTFYLSNIGKDSPQGSFDCIQQYVSSNGNIHLDCLGSIQDKITVCATDDSYQKARQSMAQAEEETRSRSAIVIKPGGRYVGKKVQVRKPAPGASDAVPSRKRPTPVNLASAIKRGNSAISQRPFKDRVVHLLALKPYKKPELILRLQKDGLSQQDKDLLDNLLQQVANLSAKDSTFTLKDCVYKEVQKDWPGYSEGDQQLLKRILVRKLCQPQNSSGFQGEAPSLSPPKDNVNSSSPPQKRSQPLEFIDPLANKKPRISHLAHRTQPTFNGKLNSSNGKDAPAPAPALPPALPESVSSSSSLPVLELPRPHDPLSDVSNDLTHNGRDCENPETADRLTHPLSTDCPQTSKHNCSSYVKTKKKSKKHKDKEKERKEKKNEEKCKEEKQDCEVIKNADLVSVPQEQVTGLNGTCNNSSVPTSTSEMPDYLLKYAAISSSEQRQSYKNDFNAEYNEYRDLHARIERITRRFTQLDAKLKQLLQGSEEYKTIHDQILQEYRKIKKTNPNYSQEKNRCEYLHNKLAHIKKLIAEYDQQQF, from the exons CACATCGCAATTCCAAGGCCTGATCGACCTACAGAAGTGCGGACTTTCACATTTTATCTTTCAAATATTGGCAAGGACAGCCCCCAAGGGAGTTTTGACTGTATCCAGCAGTATGTATCTAG caATGGCAATATCCATTTGGATTGCCTTGGAAGCATACAGGATAAAATCACCGTGTGCGCTACTGATGATTCCTACCAGAAGGCAAGGCAAAGCATggcacaggcagaggaggagactCGCAGCCGGAGCGCTATCGTCATTAAACCGGGGGGCAGATACGTAG GCAAAAAGGTTCAGGTGCGTAAACCTGCACCAGGAGCTTCCGATGCTGTTCCCTCCAGGAAGCGCCCAACGCCAGTCAACCTTGCCAGTGCAATAAAGAGAGGCAATAGTGCGATTTCTCAGAGACCCTTCAAAGATAGGGTTGTGCACTTACTGGCACTAAAGCCTTATAAGAAACCTGAACTTATTCTCAGATTGCAGAAGGATGGACTTTCTCAGCAGGACAAGGATTTGCTGGACAACCTTCTGCAACAG gTGGCAAATTTGAGTGCCAAGGACAGCACTTTCACACTGAAAGATTGCGTATACAAAGAAGTGCAGAAGGACTGGCCTGGCTACTCTGAAGGAGATCAGCAGTTGCTGAAGAGGATACTTGTTCG gaaaCTCTGTCAGCCACAGAACAGTAGCGGTTTTCAAGGAGAAGCGCCTTCCCTGAGTCCACCAAAAGACAATGTGAACTCCAGCTCTCCTCCTCAG aaacGATCCCAGCCTCTGGAGTTTATCGATCCCCTGGCCAACAAAAAGCCCAGGATCTCACATTTGGCTCATAGAACTCAGCCCACTTTCAACGGGAAACTGAATTCCTCCAACGGGAAGgatgcccctgcccctgcccctgccctgccgccGGCTCTGCCGGAGTCGgtgagctccagctccagcctccCGGTGCTGGAGCTGCCGAGGCCTCACGATCCCCTTTCGGATGTCAGCAATGACCTGACTCACAACGGCAGAGACTGTGAGAACCCGGAGACGGCTGACAGACTGACTCATCCTTTATCAACAGACTGTCCCCAAACGAGCAAGCACAATTGCAGCTCGTATgtaaaaaccaagaaaaaatccaaaaagcacaaagacaaggaaaaggagagaaaggagaagaaaaatgaagagaaatgcaaagaggagaagcaggactgtgaagtaataaaaaatgctgactTAGTTAGTGTTCCCCAGGAACAGGTCACAG gtttaaaTGGAACATGCAATAATTCTAGCGTACCAACATCAACTTCAGAAATGCCAGATTATTTATT AAAATACGCAGCCATTTCCTCTTCGGAGCAGCGTCAGAGTTACAAAAATGACTTCAATGCAGAATACAACGAGTACAGAGACTTGCACGCTCGGATAGAGAGGATAACTCGACGGTTTACGCAGTTAGATGCCAAGCTGAAGCAACTTTTGCAGGGCTCTGAAGAATATAAG acCATCCACGATCAAATTTTACAGGAATATCGGAAAATTAAAAAG actAACCCCAATTACAGCCAAGAGAAGAACCGCTGCGAATACCTCCACAACAAACTGGCTCATATTAAAAAACTGATAGCAGAGTATGACCAACAGCAGTTTTAG
- the ELL gene encoding RNA polymerase II elongation factor ELL isoform X2 yields MAALQAERGYGLSCGRLGRGTRVSVFHVKLTESALRAFESYQACKDAVTSKPVIQFQGSQGHIAIPRPDRPTEVRTFTFYLSNIGKDSPQGSFDCIQQYVSSNGNIHLDCLGSIQDKITVCATDDSYQKARQSMAQAEEETRSRSAIVIKPGGRYVGKKVQVRKPAPGASDAVPSRKRPTPVNLASAIKRGNSAISQRPFKDRVVHLLALKPYKKPELILRLQKDGLSQQDKDLLDNLLQQVANLSAKDSTFTLKDCVYKEVQKDWPGYSEGDQQLLKRILVRKLCQPQNSSGFQGEAPSLSPPKDNVNSSSPPQKRSQPLEFIDPLANKKPRISHLAHRTQPTFNGKLNSSNGKDAPAPAPALPPALPESVSSSSSLPVLELPRPHDPLSDVSNDLTHNGRDCENPETADRLTHPLSTDCPQTSKHNCSSYVKTKKKSKKHKDKEKERKEKKNEEKCKEEKQDCEVIKNADLVSLNGTCNNSSVPTSTSEMPDYLLKYAAISSSEQRQSYKNDFNAEYNEYRDLHARIERITRRFTQLDAKLKQLLQGSEEYKTIHDQILQEYRKIKKTNPNYSQEKNRCEYLHNKLAHIKKLIAEYDQQQF; encoded by the exons CACATCGCAATTCCAAGGCCTGATCGACCTACAGAAGTGCGGACTTTCACATTTTATCTTTCAAATATTGGCAAGGACAGCCCCCAAGGGAGTTTTGACTGTATCCAGCAGTATGTATCTAG caATGGCAATATCCATTTGGATTGCCTTGGAAGCATACAGGATAAAATCACCGTGTGCGCTACTGATGATTCCTACCAGAAGGCAAGGCAAAGCATggcacaggcagaggaggagactCGCAGCCGGAGCGCTATCGTCATTAAACCGGGGGGCAGATACGTAG GCAAAAAGGTTCAGGTGCGTAAACCTGCACCAGGAGCTTCCGATGCTGTTCCCTCCAGGAAGCGCCCAACGCCAGTCAACCTTGCCAGTGCAATAAAGAGAGGCAATAGTGCGATTTCTCAGAGACCCTTCAAAGATAGGGTTGTGCACTTACTGGCACTAAAGCCTTATAAGAAACCTGAACTTATTCTCAGATTGCAGAAGGATGGACTTTCTCAGCAGGACAAGGATTTGCTGGACAACCTTCTGCAACAG gTGGCAAATTTGAGTGCCAAGGACAGCACTTTCACACTGAAAGATTGCGTATACAAAGAAGTGCAGAAGGACTGGCCTGGCTACTCTGAAGGAGATCAGCAGTTGCTGAAGAGGATACTTGTTCG gaaaCTCTGTCAGCCACAGAACAGTAGCGGTTTTCAAGGAGAAGCGCCTTCCCTGAGTCCACCAAAAGACAATGTGAACTCCAGCTCTCCTCCTCAG aaacGATCCCAGCCTCTGGAGTTTATCGATCCCCTGGCCAACAAAAAGCCCAGGATCTCACATTTGGCTCATAGAACTCAGCCCACTTTCAACGGGAAACTGAATTCCTCCAACGGGAAGgatgcccctgcccctgcccctgccctgccgccGGCTCTGCCGGAGTCGgtgagctccagctccagcctccCGGTGCTGGAGCTGCCGAGGCCTCACGATCCCCTTTCGGATGTCAGCAATGACCTGACTCACAACGGCAGAGACTGTGAGAACCCGGAGACGGCTGACAGACTGACTCATCCTTTATCAACAGACTGTCCCCAAACGAGCAAGCACAATTGCAGCTCGTATgtaaaaaccaagaaaaaatccaaaaagcacaaagacaaggaaaaggagagaaaggagaagaaaaatgaagagaaatgcaaagaggagaagcaggactgtgaagtaataaaaaatgctgactTAGTTA gtttaaaTGGAACATGCAATAATTCTAGCGTACCAACATCAACTTCAGAAATGCCAGATTATTTATT AAAATACGCAGCCATTTCCTCTTCGGAGCAGCGTCAGAGTTACAAAAATGACTTCAATGCAGAATACAACGAGTACAGAGACTTGCACGCTCGGATAGAGAGGATAACTCGACGGTTTACGCAGTTAGATGCCAAGCTGAAGCAACTTTTGCAGGGCTCTGAAGAATATAAG acCATCCACGATCAAATTTTACAGGAATATCGGAAAATTAAAAAG actAACCCCAATTACAGCCAAGAGAAGAACCGCTGCGAATACCTCCACAACAAACTGGCTCATATTAAAAAACTGATAGCAGAGTATGACCAACAGCAGTTTTAG
- the ISYNA1 gene encoding inositol-3-phosphate synthase 1: MAETFLVESPDVTYSKDFIEAKYTYSTVHVCKENGVTKVRPCSTRFTFRTGRQVPRLGVMLVGWGGNNGTTVTAAVLANKLGLSWMTKTGRKKANYYGSLLQASTVCLGTGPAGDVYVPFRDLLPMVHPNDIVFDGWDISSLNLAEAMRRAEVLDWPLQEQLWPHLEKMKPRPSIYIPEFIAANQEERADNVLRGSMAEQVEQIRRDIRDFKETSGVDKVIVLWTANTERFCDVVPGLNDTADNLLRAIERGLEVSPSTLFAVASILEGCAYINGSPQNTFVPGAVELAAQRRVFICGDDFKSGQTKLKSVLVDFLVGAGLKTKSIVSYNHLGNNDGKNLSAPQQFRSKEISKSNVVDDTVQANPILYGPQDKPDHCVVIKYVPYVGDSKRALDEYTSEIMMGGTNTIVIHNTCEDSLLASPIILDLAILTELCQRVTFCTEADPEFQGFHSVLSIVAFLCKAPLVPEGTPVVNALFRQRSCIENILRSQCPRLGVPDAGG, from the exons ATGGCAGAGACATTCCTTGTGGAGAGCCCCGACGTCACGTACAGCAAGGATTTCATCGAGGCCAAGTACACGTACAGCACCGTGCACGTCTGCAAGGAGAACGGCGTCACCAAG GTGCGGCCCTGCTCGACCCGCTTCACCTTCCGGACGGGGCGGCAGGTCCCGCGCCTGGGGGTGATGctggtgggctgggggggcaaCAACGGCACGACGGTGACGGCGGCCGTGCTGGCCAACAAGCTGGGGCTGTCCTGGATGACCAAGACCGGGCGCAAG AAAGCCAACTACTACGGCTCCCTCCTCCAAGCCTCCACCGTCTGCCTGGGCACCGGCCCCGCCGGCGACGTCTACGTGCCTTTCCGCGACCTGCTGCCCATGGTGCACCCCAATGACATCGTCTTTGACG GCTGGGACATCTCCTCGCTGAACCTGGCGGAGGCCATGCGGCGGGCGGAGGTGCTGGACTGGCcgctgcaggagcagctctggcccCACCTGGAGAAGATGAAGCCCCGTCCCTCCATCTACATCCCCGAGTTCATCGCCGCCAACCAGGAGGAGCGGGCGGACAACGTCCTCCGCGGGTCCATGGCTGAGCAG GTGGAGCAGATCCGCAGGGACATCCGGGACTTCAAGGAGACCAGCGGGGTGGACAAAGTCATCGTCCTCTGGACGGCCAACACGGAGCGCTTCTGCGATGTCGTGCCGGGGCTCAACGACACTGCCGACAACCTGCTGCGGGCCATCGAG CGAGGCCTGGAGGTGTCCCCGTCCACGCTCTTCGCCGTGGCCAGCATCCTGGAGGGCTGCGCCTACATCAACGGCTCCCCCCAGAACACCTTCGTGCCGGGGGCGGTGGAGCTGGCCGCCCAGCGCCGCGTCTTCATCTGCGGCGATGATTTCAAGTCAGGTCAGACCAAGCTCAAGTCGGTGCTGGTGGACTTCTTGGTGGGCGCCGGGCTCAAG aCCAAGTCCATCGTGAGCTACAACCACCTGGGGAACAACGACGGGAAGAACCTCTCGGCCCCGCAGCAGTTTCGCTCCAAGGAGATCTCCAAGAGCAACGTGGTGGACGACACGGTCCAGGCCAACCCCATCCTCTACGGCCCCCAGGACAAACCCGACCACTGC GTGGTGATCAAGTACGTGCCCTACGTGGGGGACAGCAAGCGCGCGCTGGACGAGTACACGTCGGAGATCATGATGGGTGGCACCAACACCATCGTCATCCACAACACGTGCGAG GACTCGCTGCTGGCCAGCCCCATCATCCTGGACCTGGCCATCCTCACGGAGCTGTGCCAGCGCGTCACCTTCTGCACCGAGGCCGACCCCGAGTTCCAGGGCTTCCACAGCGTCCTCTCCATCGTCGCCTTCCTCTGCAAGGCCCCGCTGGTGCCCGAGGGCACCCCCGTCGTCAACGCCCTCTTCCGCCAGCGCAGCTGCATCGAGAACATCCTGAG GTCCCAGTGCCCGAGGCTTGGGGTGCCTGACGCTGGTGGGTGA